CCCCAAACCGCCGAGCCGTCCGATGAACCCTGGATCCTTCTCGTCGCCGGCCAGACGCAGCAGCGCCCATGCGGACGCGGTGGTGGCGGTCACGACCGGCATCCCGGTCACGGCCTCGATCGTATCGACCACCGCATGCGACCGCATGTTCATGCAGGACAGGAATATCGCGTCCGCTTGCGGCATGTGCCCCACGCGATCGATCAAGGATTGCTCCGAAACGGCGGCCAATTCGAAACTGTTGGAGATGCCGAAGCTCGCACTGTCGACGATCTCGAAACCGGCATCTTCGAAGAAGCGATGCTCAAATGCATCGACCTTCTCGTCATAGGGTGAGACGATCAGGATCCGGACTGCGCCCAGGGCCTGAAGAGCGCTGATCGACGCTCCTGCTGCCGTCTCGCAGGGAACACCCGACAAGGCTGCCATTTCGCGAAGAAGGGCGCGATCATATCGAAGCCCCTGAAGGACACTCGAGGCCACGCAACCGTAAAGGAGGGCGTCGGGGCGGCAGCTCTTGAGCTGCTTGACCGCCCTCTGCCCATCGATCCGATCCATCTCGACGATGTTATCCGAAGTCAGCGCATCGGGAAGCAACATGCGGGCGATGTGGAGGCTGGCGGTAGCGGGCAGAGCGCGTGGAAGCCACGGCTCCACCACTGTGTTGACGCTCGGCAGCACGAGAGCCAGACGCATGGCCGCAACCTCCACCATCGAATTCTAGAAGCCGTAAAGGCGCGCCGGATTGTCGACCAGCACGGCCTTGAACTGCTCAGGCGTACACCAGGATGCCAGCAGATCGAGAAGATCCCCGTCGTTCGGCATCGGCTTGCCTTCGAGGAAGGGATGCGGCCAGTCCGTCCCCCAGACGCATCGGTCGGCCGCGACGTCGAGGATGGCCGCGACGGGCGCTGCCAGATCGCTGTAGGGTGGCCCCGCAGAGACGCGATATCCGACCAATTTGGCCCAGACGCGCTGATCCTCGAGCAAGCGCAGCAGGGTCTGGAATGTGGGATGCTGAACGCCCTCCGGGATCGGCGCCTGGCCAAGATGATCGATCACGATCGGCACTGCGAGATCCGGAAGGACTTGCGCCACCTCGGCCAGTTGCTCGCCCTTCACCCACAATTGTACGTGCATCCCCAGCGGCGCGATGCGGGAGGCGATCGTCGGCAGCGCCGAAATCGGGGTTCGGCCTGTCATCACGTTGATCCGCATCCCGCAGATCCCGCCGTCCCTGAGCGCCATCAGCGCTTCGTCGCTGATCTCCGGTTCGATGACGGCGACACCGCGCGCCTGGCCCGCGCCCAGCACCGCGTCAAATGCCTTGATCGAGTCGAGGATGCAGCGATTGTCGGCGCCATAGGGGCTGCCGTTGACGACGACGACCCGCTCGATGCCCACAGTCCGTGCCATACGCATATATCGTTCGACCGACGCGTCGCCCGGATCGTACATCCGGTGCTCGCTCAAGGGATACACATCGGGCGAGAAAATATGGAAATGGCAGTCGGTCGTTCCCGCAGGCGCCTGAGTATGCGGCGTCACCGCCTCGAGCGGATCGGGATCTGTCGGACGCAATTCGCTGGTCATACAATCATCTCTCGAGATATGTCGAAAATGAAACCGGCCTGCCGCGATTATGGGGCCGGCTGATAGATGCTGCCGCGCGCGATCACCGGAGCGAGCAGGCCGTCGTCCAGATAATCGGTCGTCTTGTCGGGATCGAACGGACGGCTCGTCTGTCCGGGATAGCCGATCGCCTCGCGGACGATCGGAGACATGTAATAGCCGCCGGATGCCGCGAGCGCGACCGCGTTGAAGGCCTCGGCATCGTCGTCGTTCAGGCGGTTCGCGGCCGCATCGCCGGCAAGGCCGGAGACCGCCCGAAGCCCCCGCACGAGCGCTTCGGTCAGATCGGGCCGGACGGCGAGGACTTTATCGAGGAGCGCATTTTGCACCTCGACCTGGGTCGCTGCCGGCATGCCCTCGCCTTCGGGGATGAGATAATCTGCGATCCGCGCGAAGGTCTCGCGATCGTCGGACGATAAAGCGCTCATGCTGCGATCTCCTGTTCCCGCCGATGGGCGATCAGGTGCGACACCGCCCGGAAGGCGATGGCGGTGATGGTTGCGGTCGGGTTCGATGCGGACGATGTCACGAAGGTGCTGCCGTCCATCACATAGAGGTTGGGAACGTCGTGCGAACGGCACCATTGATCGACGACGGAGGTTTCCGGATCATGGCCCATGCGCGCCGTGCCCATCAGATGCCATCCGCAGTCGCGCATCAACGATGTGCTGGTGATGTCCGTAGCGCCGGCCGCTCCCATGGCCTCACGCGCCCGCGCCACATGGAAGTCGAGCAACTTCCGGGTGTTGTCGGAATTCTTGTAGATGATTTTGGGAGACGGAATTCCGTCGGAATCGGTCAGCGCCTCGTCGAGCACGACCCGATTGGCGATGTCCGGCAGATCTTCCGCGGTGATGCCCCATTCGAAAGACCGGCCGAAAGTCTGTTTGGTGCTGCGATGGAGGTTGAGGCCCCAATGGTCCTCGATGGCCTTGCCGGTATAACCGGCACGAAGCCCGAGCGGACCGCCCGAGGGCATGACCTGCCATTTACCGCCGCGCAGAAATCCGCGCGAGGGGTCGCTCTCCACAAATTCCAGGGAGTGGATCATCTGCCCCGAAGGCCCGATCCAGCTCTCGAGCGGCTCGTCGAACAGGCCGTTCACCGCAGCATAGGGATGCATCATCAGATGCGTTCCGACCAGACCGGAGGAGTTGGCAAGCGCGCTGTTCGAGCCTTTTCCGGAGAGCAGCAGAAGCCGGGCGGTTCCGACTGCATTGCCGCACACGATCACGACCGAGGCGCGCTGGCGCCGCTCCCGGCCGGCGCGATCGAAATAGACCGCGCCGGTGGCGAGGCCGTTGCCATCGGTCTCGATCTGGCTGACCCGAGCCCCCGTGACGAGGCGAGCCCCCGCCTTCAGCGCGGCCGGCCAATGGGTCAGGTCGGTGGACCCCTTGGCGCCCTCGGGGCAGCCCGTCAGGCAGGTTCCACGGCGCACGCAGGGATTGCGACCATTATAGGCGCGAGAGGGGATATTGTTGGGGCTGGGCCACCAATGCCAGCCGAGCTTGTTCATTCCCTCGGCCGCCTTGCGGCCGGCCTTGTTGATCGGGAGCGGCGGGAGCGGCGGCGCCTTGCCGGGCGGATAGGCGGGATCGCCGCCGAGGCCCGAGACGCCCATCTCGATATCGAGCGCTTCGTAATAAGGCAGGAGATCGGCGTAGCTGAACGGCCAGTCTTCCGCGATGCCATCGAGAGTCTTGACGTGGAAGTCGGACGGCTTGAAGCGCTGCCAGTGCGCGGCGTACAAGATCGTACTGCCGCCGACGCCGTTGAACATCAGCGGATTGACGTCGGAATCCGATGTCTCGATCGGATAGTCTTCTTCCAGATCCCGGACATTGGGATTGGGATGCCAGTCGCGCTGCGCGGTCAATTCCCATTCCGGCTTGTCGCCGGTGAACTCGCCTGGATCTATTTTTCGGCCTTGCTCGAGACAGACGACCTTGAAGCCCGCCTCTGCCAGATGCTTGGCAGCGACCGATCCGGATGCGCCGGCACCGATGATGAGCACATCTGCGATCTCATCGCGGCTACGATCTTCTTTTGCCATGATCCTCTCCTCCAATTCTGTGAGCTGAAAGCCAGAATGTACGGCACGGTTCAGGCGCTCGTTCGAGGCCCCCACCCGCTTCCGTCATTCGCACGTCACGCCGCCGCCGCTGCGGTCTGTTCTTCTTGCGGCGCCACAGCCTCTTCGATGACCAGCAGGTCAGCGATATCCTGGACCATGATCCGATCCTCGACGCCGAGCGCCTGAACCGCCGCGCGGTACATGATCGTGTCCTTGGGACAGGACACGATGAAACCCGACACGCCGTCGAGAGCCAGAGCTTCCTTGATCCGGTTCTCGCTGGGCCGCTCGGTCATGGCGGAATCGTCCATCCAGATCCGGCCGCCGCCCGCACCGCAGCAGAAGCTGTTCTCGCGCGAGCGATCCATGTCCTGGAGGGTGTAGCCAGCCCTGCGGATCAGCTCGCGAGGGGCGTCGAATTCGCCGCTATATCGTCCGAGGTAGCAGGGATCGTGATAGGTCACGACCTTGCCGCCGGCCTGGCGCAGACGAAGCTTGTCCGCGTCGATCAGCTCGACGAGCAGCTGCGTATAGTGCAACACCGTGTAGTGCGCGCCGAGGTTCGCATAGTCCGTGCGCAAGGCATTGAGCGTATGCGGATCGGTCGTCACGATCCGTTGGAAGCTGCACTGTGCCAGGGTGGCGATATTGGCGGTGGCGAGCGTCTCGAAGGCGCCCTCCTCGCCCACCCGGCGGACGTCATTGCCGGAATTCTGCTCGCCTTCATAAAGAATGCCGAAGTCCACGCCCGCCGCGTCGAGCAGGAGCGCGACCTTCCGCGTGATCTCCTGCACCCGAGGATCGAACGAGGCATGGTCGCCGACGAACCAGAGCACGTCGACCGGCTCCTTGCGCGCATCCTTGAGCTTGAACGGCAGCCCTTGCGTCCATTTCGCCCGCTGCTTGGCGGGCTTGCCCTGCGAATTGCCGGTGCGCTGGAGATTGGCCAGCGCGTCCTGCAGCATCGGCTCGACCTCGCCCTCTTCGATCGCCGCGCGGCGCATCTCGATCAGCTTGGTCATCGGCTCGATCCGAACCGGGCAGGCGTCCATGCACGCACGGCAGGTCGTGCAGGCGAAAAGCGTCTCGTCGGAAATGACCCCGTCGACGAGCTGGAGCCCCCCCTCGCATGTCCCGCCCGCGAACATATGGTCGCGCATGTCCATGACGATTTTTTTGGGGCTGAGCGGCAGTCCGGCGGCGTTCGCCGGACAGACCTCCTCGCAGCGACCGCATTCCGTACACGACACGAGATCGAGCTTATGCTTCCAGTCGAGCTGCTCGATCTTCGACACGCCGATCGGGCCGGCCTCCAGATCGATCGCGGGCAGCTCGTCCTTCTTGTCCAAGGCCCGAAAGTAGATGTTCGGGATGGCCGTGAACATATGCCGGTGCTTGGAGCCGGGAATATAGGCCAGGAAGGACAGCACCGCGACGACATGGACCCAATAAGCGACCGCCTGCGCCTGCAGCGCCGCCCCGGGCGACATTCCGCTGGTCTGCAGAAGCTTCGCGATCGACCCCGTAATCGGCCGCCAGGGGGACGGCGCCGAGGTCGCGACCTGATGGAAGATCGCTTCGCACAGGAGGCCGCCCACGACCGCGCCGATCAGACCATAGATCGTCCACGCGTCCTTCTGGTTCGAACTCTTGAACCGCGCGGGCTTGATGACCGCACGCTGATAGATCGCCATCCCGAGCGCGACGAAGACGAGCGCGGCGAAAATGTCCTGCAGCAGGCCAAGCCATGTCGCCTCGCCAAAAGGCGCAAAGGAGAAATGCGGGAAGAAGCCGCCGACGAAGCTCTCGATCGTCACCGTGAAGAGAATGATGAAACCGGAGAACATCAGCGCGTGGAGGGTTCCGGCATAGCGTTTCCGGCGCAGGCGCCGGTGAAGCGCGACGTCGGTCCACAGCCCCTTCAGGCGATCGAGCGGCCGATCGAGGCGCGCGGCGCCCGACGCCTGGAACACGGGCTTCATCACCCGGAAAGAGCGCCACAGCGCGACGGCCAGGAAAATGGCGCTGACGAGTGCCAGGGCTACCGGTCGACCGAGCATGACCTATGCACCTCGCTTCTCGATCGCGCTCTGCAGGGCCGGAACGAAATCGACGCAGTCCACGGTCGCACCATAATGCGCGAAGCGGAAAATCGGCGCATTGGCATCGGTGTTGATGGCGACGATCAGATCCGACTTGGCCATGCCCTCCAGATGCTCCGGAGCGCCGGATACGCCGAGCGCGAGATAGACCCGCGGCTTGACCTTGCGCCCCGATTTGCCGACCTGCCGCTCCTTGGGAAGCCATCCGAGATCCACGATCGGCCGCGAGCCCACGACTTCGCCCTTGAGGATGGTCGCGAGCGCCCGCACCTCGTCGATATTCTCCTTGTCGCCGATTCCACGACCGACGCATACCAGCCGCTCGGACTGGGTGATGTCGATCGCATCGGGGTCGACCGGTGTCTGGTCGACGAAGGTGATCGACGGCGTCGCGAGGGCGGCGGAGATGTCGAGCTCGACGACTTCCACATCGCGGCCGGCGAGCGCCTCTTCCTGAACCGAGCCCGGGGTGAGAGCGACCACGGCAGGCGTCTCGAGCGCGACCGTCGCGATGAGTTTGCCGCCGTAGATCTGACACCGGGCGGTCAAGCTGGCATCGACCATCTCCAGGTCGGTGCAGTAGGCGGCCGTCGAAAGATTCCTGCGCGCGGCAAGATAGGGCGCCTGGTCAAGACCGGCAGCCGTATATCCGAACAGAACCAGATCCGGATTTCGGCTGGACACGACGCTCTCGATAATCGCTGCGTGCGTCGAGGGAATATAGGCCTCCAGAGCCGGATCCACCGCCTGCAGCAGCACGTCTGCGCCCTTGATCTTCTCGGAGGAAAGGGCGGTGCTGCCGATCGAAAGGACTTCCACGACGCCCGACGTCGCGTCCGCCAGGCTTCGCGCTTTGGTCAGCAGTTCAAGGGATGATCCGCCGAGCTCTCCGCCAGCCTGTTCTATGTAAACGAGTATCCGCATCTCAAATCCTCAAACCAGGCTGCGCTCTGCCAGGATGTCCGCGATCGCCGAGGCGACCGCCTCGGCATCGCCGTCGATCATATTGGCGTGATGAGCCCCTTCGGGCGCCGCCAGGGCCGTGATGGTGCCCGATCGGCCTGTCACGATCACGTCGATCGTCTTCGCCTCGATGGGCGTGCCCATCGCCTGACGGAGTTTGCTGCCCGGCACGTAGCGCGGCGGCTGCGAGGCCGATTGTACGCCGAGAACGGCGGGAAACGGCACGTCGAGACGGGACGAGCGTCCGCCGGAATATTCCTGGCGAACGATGACACCCTTTCCACCCGCTTCGATCCCGCTCACCGCGTTGACCGTGGGCCATCCCAGGCAGCCGGCGATAAAGGGCGCCCACTGGCCGAGAACGTCCTCCGTCGTCAGCACGCCGGTCAGAACAAGATCGGCACCGATCGACCTGATCGCCTCGGCGACGACCTTGGCCGCCTCTGCCGTGCTGGTCGGATTATCGAGCTCATAGTCGATGCGTATGCACTGGTCCGCGCCGCGTGCGGTTGCGGTCTGCAGCATGCGGTCCACGCCCTCGCCGGCGATGGCGATCGCGGTGACCTTCGCACCGGCGCGCTCCTTGAGAAGAATGGCTTCCTCGAGCGCGTGGTCATCGAATTCGCAGAGTTTAAGGTCGACCCATTCGCGGTCGATGTCGACGCCGGAGGCGTCGATTTCAACGTCTTCACTCGTGTCGGGCACAAGTCGCATTACGACCAGAACGTGCATGTCGTTTGCCTTTCAAGTCACTCTCCGCCGTGCCCGTCTTATGCAGGATCGGCATCATGATTATACCAGCGCGGCAACCGCCGCAGACGCCACGGCCACATCATCGTCGATCGATCCGCCGGCGGCGCCCACAGCACCGACGAATTCGTCGCCCGTCTTCGCCACCACGCCGCCGCCGAAGATCACCATCGGGTGGCGATGTGACACTTCCAGACCATAAAATGGCGCACCCGGCTGGACATATTCGGTCAGATCCGCGGTATTCATCTGCATGGAAGCGGCGGTGAACGCCTTGCCCTGAGAAATCTCGATGCTCGCCAGGAGGGCGCCTTCCATCCGAATGAACCCGCGCAGGTTGCGCCCGCTGTCGAGAATGGTGATGCTCGAGGCGCAGCCGATCTCGGCGGCTTTTGCCAGACCAGCTTCGAGCGCAGCCTGGATTTTTGCATTCGTCAACGACATCTTGGGCTCCTTCGCGGCACCAGCCGCTCTGTTTTATCGTTTCGATTTTCGAACTTGAACGGCGTGCGGGACATGCGGCGCCGTCAGCGCCTGCCTGTCCGGCCGCCTAATTCCACACACCTCCATCGATCGTGATCGACTGGGCCGTCATGAAGGACGACTCGTCCGATGCCAGATAGACGTAGAGAGGCGCCATTTCTGCGGGCACGGCCTGGCGCCCCAGCGGAACCATCGCGCTGATCGCCTGATTTTGGGCATCCGAACCGCCCATGAAACCGATGGCGGGATCGTTGAAGGGAGTATCGACCCAGCCGGGGCAGACCGCGTTCACCCGGATCTTGTCCTTCGCCAATTCCAGTGCCAGCGTGGTCGTGAAGGCGATCACAGCGCCTTTCGACGATGCATAGGCGACCATCCCGGGGCCGCCACGATAGCCCGCCAGCGACGCCGTGTTGACGATCGCCGCACCCTGCGATTTCTTCAGATGGGGGATCGCATATTTGGCCAGGAGAAACGAACCGCGCGCGTTGACCGCGTAGATCCGGTCCCAAATCTTGACGTCGAAATCCTCGACCTCGCCGGCGTCCTGGATTGCGGCCGTGTTCACGAGCGTATCGAGACCGCCAAGCGACGCGACGGCTGCGGCAACCGCCTGCTCGACGCTGTTCTCATCGGAAATGTCGCACTGGACGAAGGGAACACCGAGCGCTTCGGCGGTCGATTTTCCGGCGGTCGGGTTGACGTCGAGAAGGACGAGCTTTGCGCCTTCGGCGACGAACGCCTCTGCCGTAGCACGACCAATACCCGTCGCCGCGCCCACGAAAATGACGCGCTTGTTGCTCAGCCGATCGCTCATGATTTCTCACTCTCCATCACGCACAATGTTCTACCATTGGGACTTAGATGCCGTCCAAACTCCCGTTGCGACCTTCGCCGAGCCACCGAACGGTATTGGCAACAATTCTGTTGCCGTCATTGTTTCCTATCTATCTCGCTGGTAATGTGGGCGTCAAGGCTTTCTGCGGGAGTGACGAGAGGAGTGACAAGAGAGGTGCCGAAATACGCCAATTCACGGATCGTGATCGGGGTTGCAGAGCGTAGCGGCGGACCTTTTCGGGCTGCGCTTGGCATCGCGCCGAGCGCCGGAAAAGCGGCCGGCGTCTCGCCATCGGCAGTTGACCTTTTCGAAACCCACCGCCTAGGCGTAGACTATTTGTACGGGAGGTCTGTCCTCCCTGACTGAGGCATAGGAATTATACCGATTGGTACAATTGATATGTCGGATGGGCGATAAGGGAAGGAATGTTTCATGGTCGGCATGGCGGCGCGCGCCGAGATTTCGGAGACGGTCGAAAAGAAAGAGACGACCGTCAACGAGGTGGCCAATGCGTTGATGGAAGACATCATCTTCGGACAATTCCGCCCGCGTGAACGTCTGGTCGAAGAGGAACTCGCCGATCGCTATGGGACGAGTCGCAGCTTGGCGCGAAAGGCGCTCGTCGAGCTCGACCGCACCGGATTGATCGAGCGTCGCCCCAACAAGGGCGTGATCGTCAGCGACTTCTCGATTGATGATCTGGAGAAGCTGTATGAAATGCGTCTCATCCTGCAATCCGAAGCAGCGCGTCGGATCACGCGGCCCGTCGCTCCCGCGCTCATTGCCGAGCTGCGCAATATCAACGCGGAGTATGCGGCCGCAATCGCTCAAGGCGATAAGAAGGAAGCCTATCGGATCAATACGCAGTTCCACGAAGTCTTCTATGGCGCATGTGGAAATCGGTATCTGTCCGATGCCATCAGCCAGTATTGGTTGCGGACGACGCCGATCCATTGGTATGTTCTTGGCGATCGGGCCTATCTTCGCAATTCCCATCAAGATCATGCCGACATGATTGACGGGCTCGAATCCGGCGACCTTGATAAGGTTGTGGAAATCGGCCGAGACCATATCCTGCCCGCGCTCGAAGCTTATCGGCAGCTTCACGGACGCCGGTAGCCCCGCGACCTGGATGGCCTCGTCGCGGTGAAAAATCCCTTCCCACTGCGAGGTCACTGACAGATGCAAGTCGAAGAGACATCAACCGCGTCGGCGCCGAGCGATTGGATCGGCAAATCGGAAGAGGCCACGGACGTCGTTTCGAAGAATCCCATCACGGCGGCGGCGGCGACCCTGTTGTCGCGCTCCATCGAGCCGCGCGACGGCGACATCGCCCCCGAGCTCAGTCACTGGTTCAACTTCCTGCCCTATTGCCCGCTCGACCAGACGGGCTCCGACGGACATCCCGCGAAAGGCGGCTTTCTTCCACCGATCGAGCTGCCACGCCGGATGTGGGCGGGCAGCGACATGCAATTCCACCGCCCGCTTTGCGTCGGCCGCGACATTCGACGCGTCTCGACCATCCTCGATGTCACCGAAAAAGACGGCCGCAGCGGCAAGCTCGCCTTTGTTAAGGTGCAGCATCGTGTCAGCGACGCCGGTGGCGATCTTCTCACCGAGCGACAGGACATCGTCTATCGCGAGGCCGTCCAGGCGCCGACCGCGCCGCCCCCACCAAACCCCGCGCCTGCCTCGCCTGCCTGGTCGAGGAAGATCAAGCCTTCGCCGGTTCTTCTTTTCCGATTTTCCGCGATGACGTTCAACAGCCACCGGATTCATTATGATCGGCCCTATGCCGTCGAGACGGAATTCTACCCCGGCTTGGTCGTTCACGGGCCGCTTCTCGCGACCCTGCTGATGTACGAGTTCAAGGAGCGCTATCCGGAGGCGGATATCGAGGGCTACAAGTTCCGTGCCGTCCGTCCCGTCTTCGATCTGGCGCCCTTTTACGTCTGCGGGTCGATCGACCCGACGGGTGATACCGCCCAGCTTCACATTGCCGATGCGGACAATAATCTTTGCATGCAGGCCTCGGTGAGCTGCCGGCAGCCGCTGGCTTAGGCTGAAGCGCGCCCGGGAAACCGGGCTTCACCGCCCCCTCGCCGCGCGCTGAGCCGTCTTCGGCGAAACGGGCAGCCGCTCCTGGGACGCTTCCGGCATAAGCGGCCTCGCGCCATGCTGGGGCAGGCACTCGGTCGAGCGCGCACTGGCCTTCCCCCTCTCCCCGCCGGTCTCCTACGAGGCGACGCTCGCGGAAATTTTCCGGATCAGACCGCGCACCCGGTTGACATAAAATGTTGCACCTTTAATGGTGACAACATAGTCACATAGTTGTTGCCAATCTGAGAGGGTGGCCATGACAAGCGGCGAGATGGACCCGGTGGTCGCGTCGATCGACGACATCCCGCTGGATGTCGCTCGCCTGCGCGGACATTATCGCAAGGTCTCGAGCAGCGTTCCCTTCGACGACCACATCCGCCCCGGACCAGCCGCATGCGGTGGCAAGGGCGCGGGCGGTTCCGAGTGAGTCGGCCAGGATGACGGCCGAGCAATCCCTTGCCGGAGCGGACCCTCGCGATCCCCGAGCGTCGATGATTTGCGGCGATCCGAAGGCGCTGCCGGCCCTACTCATCGCGGCCGGCGAACGCGACGTCCTCGATGGTGACGCGATCAGGATGGCGGAGCGCCAGACGCAGGCGAACATCCGCAGCGAATTTCGATCGCCCCCTGATTCAAGACGCTCTTTTCCAGCACTCGCGAGTGCCACCCCCGAAACCGTCGCAGCGATCGCGAGAATGGCGGACTGCATGAATGCAAAGGTCGATCAGTGACAGACACTCTGGCCCGCGTCGATCCCGAGCAGGACATGCTGATCCGCTTCCGGAAGATCAGCACCTCGACCTTGAGCGATGTCCTTGATGGACTGGGCAAGGCGTGTGTCGTCCAGGGCCTCTTCCGGCGCTCCGGCACTGGGCGGGTCGCGGGTTTCGCGCACACGATCGCATGCGAAGTGGGGCCCCTTGGCGCCTTCAGTCATGGCGACTTCAAGGTTTTCCCGGTTTTCGAAAGCAGCGCCGCGAATACGGTATTGGTGTTCGATCTCGGCGGCGCCGAGGTGTCGACATTTGGCGGCCTCGCAGCCTTGACCGTTCAAAACCGCGGTGGCGCTGCGGCG
This genomic window from Sphingomonas abietis contains:
- a CDS encoding electron transfer flavoprotein subunit alpha/FixB family protein, with the translated sequence MRILVYIEQAGGELGGSSLELLTKARSLADATSGVVEVLSIGSTALSSEKIKGADVLLQAVDPALEAYIPSTHAAIIESVVSSRNPDLVLFGYTAAGLDQAPYLAARRNLSTAAYCTDLEMVDASLTARCQIYGGKLIATVALETPAVVALTPGSVQEEALAGRDVEVVELDISAALATPSITFVDQTPVDPDAIDITQSERLVCVGRGIGDKENIDEVRALATILKGEVVGSRPIVDLGWLPKERQVGKSGRKVKPRVYLALGVSGAPEHLEGMAKSDLIVAINTDANAPIFRFAHYGATVDCVDFVPALQSAIEKRGA
- a CDS encoding GMC family oxidoreductase; the encoded protein is MAKEDRSRDEIADVLIIGAGASGSVAAKHLAEAGFKVVCLEQGRKIDPGEFTGDKPEWELTAQRDWHPNPNVRDLEEDYPIETSDSDVNPLMFNGVGGSTILYAAHWQRFKPSDFHVKTLDGIAEDWPFSYADLLPYYEALDIEMGVSGLGGDPAYPPGKAPPLPPLPINKAGRKAAEGMNKLGWHWWPSPNNIPSRAYNGRNPCVRRGTCLTGCPEGAKGSTDLTHWPAALKAGARLVTGARVSQIETDGNGLATGAVYFDRAGRERRQRASVVIVCGNAVGTARLLLLSGKGSNSALANSSGLVGTHLMMHPYAAVNGLFDEPLESWIGPSGQMIHSLEFVESDPSRGFLRGGKWQVMPSGGPLGLRAGYTGKAIEDHWGLNLHRSTKQTFGRSFEWGITAEDLPDIANRVVLDEALTDSDGIPSPKIIYKNSDNTRKLLDFHVARAREAMGAAGATDITSTSLMRDCGWHLMGTARMGHDPETSVVDQWCRSHDVPNLYVMDGSTFVTSSASNPTATITAIAFRAVSHLIAHRREQEIAA
- a CDS encoding GlcG/HbpS family heme-binding protein → MSLTNAKIQAALEAGLAKAAEIGCASSITILDSGRNLRGFIRMEGALLASIEISQGKAFTAASMQMNTADLTEYVQPGAPFYGLEVSHRHPMVIFGGGVVAKTGDEFVGAVGAAGGSIDDDVAVASAAVAALV
- a CDS encoding maleate cis-trans isomerase family protein is translated as MRLALVLPSVNTVVEPWLPRALPATASLHIARMLLPDALTSDNIVEMDRIDGQRAVKQLKSCRPDALLYGCVASSVLQGLRYDRALLREMAALSGVPCETAAGASISALQALGAVRILIVSPYDEKVDAFEHRFFEDAGFEIVDSASFGISNSFELAAVSEQSLIDRVGHMPQADAIFLSCMNMRSHAVVDTIEAVTGMPVVTATTASAWALLRLAGDEKDPGFIGRLGGLGMPASAASLLRR
- a CDS encoding electron transfer flavoprotein subunit beta/FixA family protein, yielding MHVLVVMRLVPDTSEDVEIDASGVDIDREWVDLKLCEFDDHALEEAILLKERAGAKVTAIAIAGEGVDRMLQTATARGADQCIRIDYELDNPTSTAEAAKVVAEAIRSIGADLVLTGVLTTEDVLGQWAPFIAGCLGWPTVNAVSGIEAGGKGVIVRQEYSGGRSSRLDVPFPAVLGVQSASQPPRYVPGSKLRQAMGTPIEAKTIDVIVTGRSGTITALAAPEGAHHANMIDGDAEAVASAIADILAERSLV
- a CDS encoding heterodisulfide reductase-related iron-sulfur binding cluster, whose translation is MLGRPVALALVSAIFLAVALWRSFRVMKPVFQASGAARLDRPLDRLKGLWTDVALHRRLRRKRYAGTLHALMFSGFIILFTVTIESFVGGFFPHFSFAPFGEATWLGLLQDIFAALVFVALGMAIYQRAVIKPARFKSSNQKDAWTIYGLIGAVVGGLLCEAIFHQVATSAPSPWRPITGSIAKLLQTSGMSPGAALQAQAVAYWVHVVAVLSFLAYIPGSKHRHMFTAIPNIYFRALDKKDELPAIDLEAGPIGVSKIEQLDWKHKLDLVSCTECGRCEEVCPANAAGLPLSPKKIVMDMRDHMFAGGTCEGGLQLVDGVISDETLFACTTCRACMDACPVRIEPMTKLIEMRRAAIEEGEVEPMLQDALANLQRTGNSQGKPAKQRAKWTQGLPFKLKDARKEPVDVLWFVGDHASFDPRVQEITRKVALLLDAAGVDFGILYEGEQNSGNDVRRVGEEGAFETLATANIATLAQCSFQRIVTTDPHTLNALRTDYANLGAHYTVLHYTQLLVELIDADKLRLRQAGGKVVTYHDPCYLGRYSGEFDAPRELIRRAGYTLQDMDRSRENSFCCGAGGGRIWMDDSAMTERPSENRIKEALALDGVSGFIVSCPKDTIMYRAAVQALGVEDRIMVQDIADLLVIEEAVAPQEEQTAAAAA
- a CDS encoding FAS1-like dehydratase domain-containing protein; this encodes MSRSIEPRDGDIAPELSHWFNFLPYCPLDQTGSDGHPAKGGFLPPIELPRRMWAGSDMQFHRPLCVGRDIRRVSTILDVTEKDGRSGKLAFVKVQHRVSDAGGDLLTERQDIVYREAVQAPTAPPPPNPAPASPAWSRKIKPSPVLLFRFSAMTFNSHRIHYDRPYAVETEFYPGLVVHGPLLATLLMYEFKERYPEADIEGYKFRAVRPVFDLAPFYVCGSIDPTGDTAQLHIADADNNLCMQASVSCRQPLA
- a CDS encoding SDR family NAD(P)-dependent oxidoreductase, which produces MSDRLSNKRVIFVGAATGIGRATAEAFVAEGAKLVLLDVNPTAGKSTAEALGVPFVQCDISDENSVEQAVAAAVASLGGLDTLVNTAAIQDAGEVEDFDVKIWDRIYAVNARGSFLLAKYAIPHLKKSQGAAIVNTASLAGYRGGPGMVAYASSKGAVIAFTTTLALELAKDKIRVNAVCPGWVDTPFNDPAIGFMGGSDAQNQAISAMVPLGRQAVPAEMAPLYVYLASDESSFMTAQSITIDGGVWN
- a CDS encoding GntR family transcriptional regulator, coding for MVGMAARAEISETVEKKETTVNEVANALMEDIIFGQFRPRERLVEEELADRYGTSRSLARKALVELDRTGLIERRPNKGVIVSDFSIDDLEKLYEMRLILQSEAARRITRPVAPALIAELRNINAEYAAAIAQGDKKEAYRINTQFHEVFYGACGNRYLSDAISQYWLRTTPIHWYVLGDRAYLRNSHQDHADMIDGLESGDLDKVVEIGRDHILPALEAYRQLHGRR
- a CDS encoding amidohydrolase family protein, which translates into the protein MTSELRPTDPDPLEAVTPHTQAPAGTTDCHFHIFSPDVYPLSEHRMYDPGDASVERYMRMARTVGIERVVVVNGSPYGADNRCILDSIKAFDAVLGAGQARGVAVIEPEISDEALMALRDGGICGMRINVMTGRTPISALPTIASRIAPLGMHVQLWVKGEQLAEVAQVLPDLAVPIVIDHLGQAPIPEGVQHPTFQTLLRLLEDQRVWAKLVGYRVSAGPPYSDLAAPVAAILDVAADRCVWGTDWPHPFLEGKPMPNDGDLLDLLASWCTPEQFKAVLVDNPARLYGF